One stretch of Candidatus Saccharimonadales bacterium DNA includes these proteins:
- a CDS encoding NUDIX hydrolase: MIVLVLKLYKHLPEDMSDPYKTIFSLLHRPRDVSKVIIFNIQGKLILQDRDVNPTIQEPGKISLFGGGVEAGEDYITGAIRELKEEIGVDVRESELHYAFSKKIKGRNTMNVHYFLLSTPLDMDELTIHEGRGILIDPQQLVFYPLTPLLGSVVYEILNDNFLPIQSTAQK; this comes from the coding sequence ATGATAGTTCTTGTGCTAAAGTTATATAAACACCTACCCGAAGATATGTCAGATCCATACAAAACTATTTTTTCTTTATTGCACCGCCCAAGAGACGTTTCTAAGGTCATTATATTTAATATCCAGGGTAAGCTAATTTTACAGGATCGCGACGTTAATCCTACTATCCAAGAACCCGGCAAAATATCGTTATTCGGAGGCGGGGTTGAAGCAGGCGAGGATTATATTACTGGGGCAATTCGAGAGTTAAAAGAGGAGATCGGCGTTGATGTTCGCGAATCTGAGCTACATTACGCCTTTTCAAAAAAAATAAAGGGCAGAAACACGATGAATGTTCATTATTTTCTTCTCTCTACCCCGCTAGATATGGACGAGCTAACGATCCATGAGGGCAGGGGCATATTGATTGACCCGCAACAGCTCGTCTTCTATCCTCTAACGCCTCTCCTAGGATCTGTCGTATACGAAATACTAAACGACAACTTCCTCCCTATTCAATCTACGGCTCAGAAGTAG
- a CDS encoding DUF4234 domain-containing protein has translation MKKIALWKVILLSVVTFGIYTIVWFARRRNELVETYKQHIPHWLWIVLPPIVAVVIMIPTVLALSLFIPDKAFAYIVSMICVAILSIIPFSISIWWMSRYSAAASRVIEGRVPTVWGVLVYLFWGPCLAYVHQYYFNRYASGKVTPKENWAGPSHKFIILAVISFIVSVGLSTLSLSTYPAEYEKMQQDIKNTSDTVNEANELRTQYFACANKLEADFPGELTLEDEDAYNAAFDACEDIRVRQNEAANRVSQP, from the coding sequence ATGAAAAAAATAGCCCTGTGGAAAGTAATACTTCTTTCAGTCGTAACATTTGGTATCTATACTATCGTGTGGTTTGCGCGTCGTCGCAATGAATTGGTGGAAACGTATAAGCAACACATTCCACACTGGTTATGGATTGTCCTTCCTCCTATTGTCGCTGTTGTTATTATGATTCCTACGGTATTGGCATTGTCGCTTTTCATTCCTGACAAAGCGTTTGCTTACATAGTGAGTATGATTTGCGTGGCTATACTTAGTATTATCCCGTTCAGTATCAGTATTTGGTGGATGAGCCGTTATAGCGCTGCGGCTTCCAGGGTTATTGAGGGGCGTGTGCCAACTGTGTGGGGAGTGCTGGTCTATCTTTTTTGGGGACCATGCCTTGCGTATGTGCACCAGTATTATTTCAACCGTTATGCTTCCGGCAAAGTTACCCCAAAAGAGAATTGGGCTGGTCCAAGTCACAAATTTATCATCTTAGCGGTAATATCATTCATCGTATCCGTCGGCCTATCAACGCTTTCACTGTCTACATATCCAGCTGAATATGAAAAAATGCAACAAGATATAAAAAATACCTCCGATACGGTCAACGAAGCGAATGAACTTCGTACGCAATATTTTGCATGTGCTAATAAACTCGAAGCGGATTTCCCAGGCGAATTAACCCTAGAGGATGAAGATGCCTACAACGCGGCATTTGATGCTTGCGAAGATATCAGAGTTCGGCAAAACGAAGCGGCAAACAGAGTTTCTCAGCCATAA
- a CDS encoding helicase-related protein — protein sequence MSAAPTGFTNQLPVFDFYDEITTAVDQNQVTVITAETGAGKSTQVPQYLVEHGYSKVIVTQPRILAARNLSHRVREEWAIRTGKDSDEIIGYRTAHERDDSPDTQILYCTDGLQLVREITGIGVSEKQVLVLDEVHEWNENMEVLVAWAKKRCQEEPRFKVVIMSATIETDSLADYYGKAAIVDVPGRSFEVKKRRGTDVISEIINQLTTTKSNMLVFLPGKSEIQNVMDAIQKKADEAGVPIIPLHSQLEATAQQQAFASYPNGKVILSTNIAQTSVTIDDVDVVIDSGLERRSEVRNGVEGLFIAQISQADCLQRAGRAGRTKAGEYILAPYDTMPCLEFNDRPPYATPEILRKHIDRLTLRLANIGIDIEQLDFYHDPSKKAIVRAKRTLIALGALTKSNDVTKIGRQMEQFPVESSYGRMLVEAGKYSKEVQTKLAAIIGIQEIGGIVKGGPRYTGWRKYTKQTKSDLLAQYDVYLALPQIIPDDYEDIGIIGKNVNKAKEVMERLDYDLGLDPELLTPITNDEQEQLLQCIIAGQIDQLWATGEDGDAVHVMTNTHREVSSSTVVRNPKLVAGTPFDLQVPTRSGGLETLHLVQGLTAVNTDWLLELAPHMFESRRSKTYYDSRTGSLATRQLVRFGGQVLEGSSTPITENTPQNRRLFYDAFADWVYGLLERERRQLGTHHKKRIPAIPLRTLQQQVKAIAGGAISLDELSSRQRLDLTNLAKLHTHLGTDFMNSLSRSYQEQRQEKRHHGWQPRHKRKSDRF from the coding sequence ATGAGTGCGGCCCCAACTGGTTTTACCAATCAATTACCTGTCTTTGATTTCTATGATGAAATTACGACGGCAGTCGACCAAAATCAGGTTACGGTTATTACAGCCGAGACTGGAGCGGGCAAAAGTACGCAGGTGCCTCAGTATTTGGTTGAGCATGGGTATAGTAAAGTAATCGTCACCCAGCCCCGAATCTTGGCTGCCCGTAATTTATCCCATCGTGTTCGCGAAGAATGGGCAATCCGAACAGGTAAAGATAGCGATGAAATTATTGGGTATCGTACGGCACATGAACGTGATGACAGCCCTGATACGCAAATCCTTTATTGTACGGACGGTTTGCAACTGGTCCGGGAAATTACCGGTATTGGTGTTTCCGAGAAGCAAGTACTAGTGCTTGATGAAGTTCACGAATGGAACGAGAATATGGAAGTCCTTGTCGCCTGGGCGAAAAAGCGCTGCCAAGAAGAGCCGCGTTTTAAAGTCGTCATTATGAGCGCTACGATCGAAACGGATAGTTTGGCCGATTACTATGGGAAAGCCGCGATTGTTGATGTACCGGGTCGTAGTTTTGAGGTTAAAAAGCGTCGGGGAACTGACGTCATTAGTGAAATTATCAATCAGCTGACGACAACGAAAAGCAATATGCTTGTCTTTTTGCCGGGTAAGTCAGAAATTCAGAATGTTATGGACGCTATTCAGAAAAAGGCTGACGAAGCGGGCGTGCCAATTATTCCATTACATAGCCAGCTAGAAGCAACCGCTCAACAACAGGCATTTGCCAGCTACCCGAATGGCAAAGTCATTTTATCAACAAACATTGCCCAGACAAGCGTGACAATTGACGATGTAGACGTCGTGATTGATAGCGGACTAGAGCGTCGTAGCGAGGTCCGAAATGGTGTTGAAGGCTTGTTTATCGCTCAAATTTCTCAGGCAGATTGTCTGCAACGAGCCGGCCGTGCTGGCCGAACCAAGGCCGGCGAATATATTTTAGCGCCCTATGATACGATGCCTTGCCTGGAATTTAATGATCGCCCGCCATATGCTACGCCCGAGATTTTGCGTAAACACATAGATCGCCTCACGCTGCGGCTTGCAAATATCGGTATCGATATTGAACAGCTCGATTTTTATCACGACCCTAGTAAAAAGGCTATCGTCCGGGCAAAGCGTACGTTGATTGCGCTTGGCGCGCTCACAAAATCAAACGACGTGACAAAGATAGGCCGGCAAATGGAACAGTTCCCGGTTGAATCTAGTTATGGCAGAATGCTGGTAGAGGCCGGAAAGTACTCGAAAGAAGTTCAGACCAAGCTGGCCGCTATTATCGGCATTCAAGAAATCGGGGGCATCGTAAAAGGTGGTCCGCGCTACACCGGCTGGCGTAAATATACCAAGCAGACAAAATCTGATCTGCTGGCTCAGTACGATGTCTATCTGGCGCTACCGCAGATTATTCCCGACGATTACGAAGACATCGGTATTATTGGCAAGAATGTTAATAAGGCAAAAGAAGTCATGGAGCGTTTGGATTATGATCTTGGGCTTGATCCGGAACTGCTAACACCGATTACGAACGATGAACAAGAACAACTGCTGCAATGTATCATTGCCGGTCAGATTGATCAGTTATGGGCCACCGGCGAAGATGGTGATGCGGTTCATGTAATGACTAATACTCACCGTGAAGTATCAAGTAGCACCGTCGTACGAAATCCAAAACTTGTAGCTGGCACGCCGTTTGACCTACAAGTACCAACCCGGAGTGGCGGGTTAGAGACATTGCATCTTGTCCAGGGGCTAACCGCGGTAAATACCGATTGGCTACTCGAGCTTGCGCCGCATATGTTCGAATCACGTCGCAGTAAAACCTATTACGATTCGCGTACGGGTAGTCTGGCGACGCGGCAACTGGTACGTTTTGGCGGCCAAGTACTTGAAGGCAGTAGTACGCCAATCACGGAAAACACGCCTCAGAATCGCCGGCTATTCTACGACGCATTTGCCGATTGGGTATACGGACTACTAGAGCGTGAACGGCGTCAGCTCGGTACGCATCACAAAAAACGTATTCCGGCTATTCCGCTTAGGACATTGCAACAGCAAGTTAAGGCAATCGCTGGCGGCGCTATTTCGCTTGATGAGCTTAGTTCTAGACAACGCCTGGATCTTACTAATTTAGCAAAACTCCATACGCATCTAGGAACTGATTTTATGAACAGTTTAAGCAGGTCATACCAAGAACAGCGCCAAGAAAAACGTCATCATGGTTGGCAACCGCGACATAAACGCAAATCTGATAGGTTTTAA